A stretch of DNA from Telopea speciosissima isolate NSW1024214 ecotype Mountain lineage chromosome 5, Tspe_v1, whole genome shotgun sequence:
TAAAATAATTACTTGTTTTGAATAACTTTGTTGAAATAAACATTGGTTAGCTCAAATAATAAAGTGAAACCCAAAACTGGCTAATCATTTAGTTTGGTTTTGGCTAATCATTTAGTTTTTTTCCCGTTTTTTCTTTGGTAAAATGTTTTGTTCAAGAGATGCCTAGTTAGGacaacccaaaatagtatattgatgataatttttttcttgataaatgTCTAATGATGAGCTAATCACTTATAAGTACATGGGGTTTGCCTTGTCTGGCCAACATAAATAATAAACGAGTTCATAAAATAAGGTGggtttggacaaaaaaaaatatggtacaacaatttgttcatttttttacaCTTTGTCTTATATGGTTGACATCAATAATAGAAGCTTAAAATATCAATTATCATTGATTAATTATGTataaagaatggaagaaagaacTCTACTTGGACGCATCCAGTGCGCTACCCCTGAGCTTAGACACAGGGGTGGACGAAATGACAACCGCACCCCCATAGAAAGGTGGAAATTCTCAAGGCgcggtgatcatttcacccatCCTTGTCAGGGCATAGGAGCTAGCGCAGCTCACGCGCTCAGGTGCTACTCATGCGCCCAAACACAGAAGCGGACGAAATGACTATCacacccccatgaaaaggtgTATTTTTTCGGAACGGCATTATTTTGCTCTcccttgtgtctgggcgtaggggcAATGCATCCTACACGCccaagtagcgttctctttcccattaattaatttaaaggaaaaaaaaaatctccacattgtttacttaacatatgcctTTCCATTGGaccttttgttttattcattttctcttatcctAATTTTGGGCCTATAATACAATACCATTGGTGACCATTGGTTCTAATGTGGAAGATTCATCCGACATCAGCTCCATGAGAAtccttctttttaaattttgtataggggaaaaaaaactttgttgGAGCATAGTTTATGCTTGGGGTACAAGTTTGGCCTTGATGGTCCGACCTCATCTTGAGTTCGAACATGCCTTAGGTTGAGTTACCCTATCCCTGAGAGCGggcaaggttgaggcctcgagttGAGCCTGGTCTGGCCCAACCCgatcctatcttcttcttcatgttcttttttttctttccaatccatgcatctcctcccccccccccatggtcAAGGCCAATCAGGATCAGCTTGGCCCGACCctaagggtgggtcagggttggattttcctGGCCCTTTGTCAAAGCTAGACCGGGTCTGACCCCAAttaaggggactcaaggttgggctgggattttaAAAGGCCCAGCAATCCGACCCTATTGCAACCCTAGTCTATGCCAACTCTCcgttgtgtctatctctctctctccgttctatgtgaaaagacatctctaccccttgttttgagaaggagtGGTATACACAGCTAGTGTTGATGTAAGCCGTGCTCTCCTATAGTAAGTCACTTCCCTTAGATACATAAGGAATAGGAAAGGCTTCTCTAAAAAAGTGGCATAGAAACACCAATGAGAACTATTCTTACATAAAAGGGCAGCAAATTCATTTCACACGAGAAAGAAACCTAGAGTAATAGAGATGGATGCGGGATGCTGGTGTACACTCAACACGGATTAACGACTTGATAAAGGCAGGCGTAGACTAGAGACTAGAGTCGTTGTAGACCCAGCCGAAAATCTAACGAAGCTGAGCCAAGGTCGGCTGGTTCGGCTGGTTGACAAGGAACAAGTCTACATGTATAAGACAAGCAGTGGAACGTTGGTTTCTCTTTAACAGTTCGGATAACTCTTATCATCTTGGTTCGAATAAGCCCACGTCAACCACTTCTTTCTTCCattgggaagaagaggaagtctAAAACCCTTTTCATTAATTTCCCAGTTCCAAACTCAGTCTCTCTCATAAACAAAGCAAATCTCTGAAAcctgaaggagaagagaggaggagggagaggaactgaggaagaagaaggaatggGCATAGTGGAGGAAGCACACAATGTCAGGGTGTTAGGGTCAGGAGAAAGGATTATAGTGCTAGGGCATGGCTTCGGCACAGATCAATCGGTGTGGAAGCACCTGGTTCCTCACCTGGTCGACGACCACCGTGTGATCCTCTACGACAACATGGGCGCCGGCCCTACTAACCCTGAATACTTTGATTTCGATCGTTACTCCACCTTAGAAGGCTACGCCTATGACCTCCTCGCCATCTTAGAGGAGTTGCAGGTCGTATCCTGCATATTCGTCGGCCACTCTGTTTCCGCCATCGTCGGTGCTCTTGCTTCCATCACTCGCCCCGATCTCTTCTCCAAAATTATCATGATCTCCGCCTCTCCTAGGtctgaaatcaaaagaaaaatcaattctTTTCTAGTGATTTCGTGTGTTTTTTGTTGTGTTTAATTAATGATGAATTGATTAGGTACTTGAACGACGTGGACTACTACGGAGGATTCGAACAGGAAGATCTAGACCAATTGTTCGAAGCGATGAGATCGAATTACAAGGCGTGGTGTTCGGGGTTTGCGCCGCTGGCGGTTGGAGGAGATATGGATTCTGTGGCGGTGCAGGAATTCAGTCGGACACTGTTTAATATGAGACCCGACATAGCGTTGAGCGTGGGTCAGACCATATTCCAGAGCGACATGAGACAGTTCTTAGGATTGGTGACCGTGCCTTGTCATATAGTGCAGAGCATGAAGGACTTGGCGGTGCCGGTGGTGGTTTCAGAGTACCTGCATACACACATCGGCGGTGATTCCATCGTCGAAGTCATGGCGTCCGATGGACATCTCCCGCAGTTGAGCTCGCCGGATATCGTAATTCCGGTTCTGCTTCGCCATATCCGTTTTGATATTGCCGTCTGAATTCATAATTGGTTGTTCTTTCCggcccttctctctctttacaTTTCCTTTGGAATAAGCTCTCCTGGCCAGCCGGCCAGGTTTTAAAAATACGGAATCGGATGGGGATCGGCCTGGGATCCGTGTTTTAGTTCCTTTAAAGTATTTTCCATATAAGGATTGGATGAGCCGGATTGGCCAGATTCAAGATCGGTCAATCCCGATTCATAAACCCTGGTCCTGGGTGATAATCTTTTAGGTTTCATCTTTCAGAATGTATTATATGCTGGTAATGACTAATGAGAGAGTTGATGAGTCAGGTTTAGCAAGGAAAAGGCTAATTTTCAATTTATGTGATATGACAGTTCAAGTGTTAATACATTAATGTTGTGTGTAATGTGAGATTCGATTTAATTTGGAGTTTCTTATTAACTGTTATTGTCACGTGTTAATGTGTTATT
This window harbors:
- the LOC122663425 gene encoding probable esterase KAI2; this encodes MGIVEEAHNVRVLGSGERIIVLGHGFGTDQSVWKHLVPHLVDDHRVILYDNMGAGPTNPEYFDFDRYSTLEGYAYDLLAILEELQVVSCIFVGHSVSAIVGALASITRPDLFSKIIMISASPRYLNDVDYYGGFEQEDLDQLFEAMRSNYKAWCSGFAPLAVGGDMDSVAVQEFSRTLFNMRPDIALSVGQTIFQSDMRQFLGLVTVPCHIVQSMKDLAVPVVVSEYLHTHIGGDSIVEVMASDGHLPQLSSPDIVIPVLLRHIRFDIAV